The following are from one region of the Paenibacillus sabinae T27 genome:
- the ytvI gene encoding sporulation integral membrane protein YtvI, with translation MDRLTLQRVLRGLWVVFAIFLVVFCLYVLVPLLYPLCLAWLLAYSIRPVVELLKGFRLPSWLAVILSLVLYIGSAGLMLTALITRLVKELAVLAQTFNLHTAQWHELLLSWGRNDRLQYIINQINQFYNSNPDYHATIDSHLSKTTETIGRAATELVTGIFNLILKLIASLPSVGTVLIVVILAAFFLATGWEKRRRMLSDWLPEGLRSAAADIWSDLRRALFGYLLAQLVLISITGALVILGLLILGVKSAFVLGLMIGLVDLLPYLGVGIVIIPWAFYSWMTGDMALGIGLSVLYAVILITRQVLEPKVLASSIGLDPLAMLIGMFAGLKLLGAAGLILGPVALVVLGAFWRAGVFRSLQSYILSGRLR, from the coding sequence ATGGACCGGCTGACGTTACAACGAGTGCTGCGGGGCCTGTGGGTCGTATTCGCCATCTTTCTTGTAGTGTTCTGTCTTTATGTACTGGTTCCCCTGCTTTACCCGCTGTGCCTCGCATGGCTGCTCGCATACAGCATACGTCCGGTCGTGGAGCTTCTGAAGGGGTTTAGGCTGCCGTCATGGCTGGCTGTGATTCTCTCGCTGGTGCTTTATATCGGCTCCGCCGGTCTTATGCTTACCGCTCTCATAACCCGTCTGGTTAAAGAGCTGGCCGTCCTTGCCCAAACGTTCAACCTTCACACCGCGCAGTGGCATGAACTGCTCCTCTCCTGGGGCCGCAATGACAGACTTCAATATATCATTAACCAGATCAATCAGTTTTACAACAGCAACCCGGATTATCACGCCACAATAGACAGCCATCTCAGCAAAACGACAGAAACCATCGGGCGCGCCGCAACCGAGCTTGTCACCGGCATCTTCAATCTGATTCTGAAGCTGATTGCTTCTCTTCCTTCAGTCGGGACGGTTCTGATTGTCGTCATTCTTGCCGCCTTTTTTCTGGCGACCGGCTGGGAAAAGCGCAGGCGGATGCTGTCGGATTGGCTGCCGGAGGGTTTACGCAGCGCCGCGGCGGACATCTGGAGCGATTTGCGGAGAGCCCTCTTCGGTTACCTGCTGGCGCAGCTCGTCCTGATCTCGATTACGGGAGCCCTGGTCATTCTCGGCCTGCTGATACTGGGCGTCAAATCGGCGTTCGTCCTCGGACTGATGATCGGACTTGTCGATCTGCTGCCTTATCTTGGCGTTGGCATTGTGATTATTCCCTGGGCGTTCTATTCCTGGATGACTGGAGATATGGCGCTCGGCATCGGCCTTTCGGTGCTGTACGCGGTCATTCTGATTACCCGCCAGGTGCTGGAGCCCAAGGTACTGGCCAGCAGCATCGGCCTGGACCCTCTCGCCATGCTCATCGGCATGTTCGCCGGTCTGAAGCTGCTCGGTGCGGCAGGCCTCATTCTCGGTCCGGTCGCGCTCGTGGTGCTTGGCGCCTTTTGGAGGGCGGGGGTCTTCCGCAGCCTGCAGTCCTATATTCTCAGCGGCAGGCTGCGTTAA
- the citZ gene encoding citrate synthase, with product MTVIKGLEGIVATTSSISSIVDGVLTYRGYDIDDLAEHASFEETAFLLWFGSLPTTAELEKLKRDLSDFAAIPEPLIEQMKLYPKDANTMAALRSAVSSLALFDEEADDMSRSANEIKAVKLQAKIPTIVAALARIRKGLEPIAPKPGFSIAENFLYMLRGDQPDMVSVKALDTGLVLHADHELNASTFAGRVTVATLSDIYSGVTSAIGALKGPLHGGANEAVMRMLEEIGSFENVEPYIRGKLARREKVMGFGHRVYKNGDPRAKHLMKMSRELGAMKGDTRLYDMSVKIEELITGIKGLKPNVDFYSASVYTQLGIDRELFTPLFAISRVSGWTAHILEQYEDNRIIRPRAEYTGQVEQKYVPVTER from the coding sequence ATGACAGTTATCAAAGGACTGGAAGGCATCGTTGCGACTACTTCCTCGATCAGCTCGATTGTGGACGGCGTGCTCACCTATCGCGGCTATGATATCGACGATCTTGCTGAACATGCCAGCTTCGAAGAGACTGCCTTTTTGCTCTGGTTCGGCAGTCTGCCGACCACGGCGGAGCTGGAGAAGCTCAAGCGCGATCTGAGCGATTTCGCCGCCATTCCGGAGCCGCTGATTGAGCAGATGAAGCTGTATCCGAAGGATGCCAACACGATGGCTGCCTTGAGATCCGCCGTATCGAGCCTGGCGCTGTTCGATGAGGAAGCCGACGATATGAGCCGCAGCGCGAACGAGATCAAAGCGGTGAAGCTGCAGGCGAAGATTCCGACGATTGTGGCGGCTCTGGCACGTATCCGCAAAGGGCTTGAGCCCATTGCTCCGAAGCCGGGCTTCTCCATCGCCGAGAACTTTTTATACATGCTCCGGGGCGATCAGCCCGATATGGTGTCGGTCAAAGCGCTTGATACGGGGCTCGTGCTTCACGCCGACCATGAGCTGAACGCTTCAACCTTTGCCGGAAGGGTAACGGTTGCCACTCTATCGGACATTTACTCCGGCGTCACCTCGGCGATCGGCGCCCTCAAAGGGCCTCTGCATGGCGGGGCGAATGAAGCTGTGATGAGAATGCTGGAAGAAATCGGCAGCTTCGAGAATGTGGAGCCTTATATCCGCGGCAAACTGGCGCGCCGGGAGAAGGTAATGGGCTTCGGTCACCGCGTGTACAAGAACGGCGATCCGCGCGCGAAGCATCTGATGAAGATGTCGCGGGAGCTGGGCGCAATGAAGGGTGATACGCGGCTGTACGACATGTCCGTGAAGATCGAGGAGCTGATCACCGGAATTAAAGGTCTCAAGCCGAATGTCGATTTTTACTCCGCCTCCGTGTATACTCAATTAGGCATAGACCGCGAACTGTTTACACCGCTCTTCGCCATTAGCCGGGTATCCGGATGGACCGCTCATATTCTGGAGCAGTATGAAGACAACCGCATTATCCGTCCGCGTGCGGAATACACGGGTCAAGTGGAGCAAAAATACGTTCCGGTCACTGAAAGATAA
- the icd gene encoding NADP-dependent isocitrate dehydrogenase, producing the protein MLKLEKYALPTEGEQITIDNGKLQVPNHPIIPFIEGDGTGRDIWKASKRVLDAAVDKAYGGTKSIAWYEVFAGEKAFNTYGEWLPNDTLEAIREYIVAIKGPLTTPIGGGIRSLNVALRQELDLYVCLRPVRYFDGVPSPVKRPELVDMVIFRENTEDIYAGIEYQEGSEQVKKVIEFLQQEMGVNKIRFPETSGIGIKPVSSEGSKRLVRAAVEYAIKHGRKSVTLVHKGNIMKFTEGAFKNWGYEVAEQEFGDKVFTWSQYDAIKEAEGADAANAAQKKAEQEGKIIIKDAIADIALQQVLTRPTDFDVIATLNLNGDYLSDALAAQIGGIGIAPGANINYVTGHAIFEATHGTAPKYADKDVVNPGSVVLSGVMMLEHLGWQEAADLIYKGMSTAINNKTVTYDFARLMEGATELKCSEFADEVIKHM; encoded by the coding sequence ATGCTGAAACTCGAAAAATATGCTCTGCCGACAGAAGGCGAACAAATTACCATTGACAACGGAAAGCTGCAGGTCCCGAATCATCCGATTATCCCTTTTATCGAGGGTGACGGAACGGGACGCGACATCTGGAAAGCCTCCAAAAGAGTGCTGGACGCAGCGGTCGACAAAGCTTACGGCGGTACCAAGAGCATTGCCTGGTACGAGGTTTTTGCCGGAGAGAAAGCATTCAATACATATGGGGAGTGGCTTCCGAACGATACGCTTGAAGCGATCCGCGAATATATCGTGGCGATCAAAGGGCCGCTTACGACCCCGATTGGCGGAGGCATCCGTTCGTTGAATGTGGCGCTGCGCCAGGAGCTGGATTTATACGTTTGCCTGCGCCCGGTGCGGTATTTTGACGGCGTGCCTTCCCCGGTGAAGCGTCCAGAGCTGGTCGATATGGTCATTTTCCGCGAGAACACCGAAGATATTTACGCTGGCATCGAATACCAGGAAGGCTCGGAGCAGGTCAAGAAAGTGATCGAGTTCCTGCAGCAAGAGATGGGCGTGAACAAAATCCGTTTCCCGGAAACGTCGGGCATCGGCATCAAGCCGGTATCCTCCGAAGGCTCGAAGCGCCTCGTGCGCGCAGCAGTGGAATATGCGATCAAGCATGGCCGCAAGAGCGTCACTCTTGTGCATAAAGGCAACATCATGAAATTCACCGAGGGCGCGTTCAAGAACTGGGGATACGAAGTGGCCGAGCAGGAATTCGGCGACAAGGTGTTCACCTGGAGCCAGTACGACGCCATCAAGGAGGCCGAAGGCGCCGATGCGGCAAACGCGGCCCAGAAGAAGGCTGAGCAGGAAGGCAAGATCATTATCAAGGACGCCATTGCCGACATCGCGCTGCAGCAGGTGCTGACGCGTCCGACGGACTTTGACGTTATTGCCACGCTGAATCTTAACGGTGACTATCTGTCCGACGCTCTGGCTGCGCAAATCGGCGGCATCGGCATCGCTCCGGGAGCGAACATCAACTACGTGACCGGACATGCCATTTTTGAAGCGACGCATGGTACGGCGCCGAAATACGCCGACAAGGATGTCGTGAATCCGGGTTCCGTCGTTCTGTCCGGGGTAATGATGCTTGAGCATTTGGGCTGGCAGGAAGCCGCCGATCTGATCTACAAAGGTATGAGTACCGCAATCAACAACAAAACCGTTACTTACGATTTCGCTCGTCTGATGGAAGGAGCAACCGAACTGAAGTGTTCTGAGTTCGCTGATGAAGTGATCAAACACATGTAG
- a CDS encoding SDR family oxidoreductase, producing the protein MSNSSQQTQKTLPPQHQDRQPGLESEMTPRPKYEPAAYKAAGKLLGRAALITGGDSGIGRAVAVAFAKEGADVVISYLNEHTDAEETKRQVEQEGRKCILISGDIGVEAFCQDLINKSVEGLGKLDILINNAAEQHPQEKIEDITSEQLERTFRTNIFSMFYLTKAAMPHLKEGSTIVNTTSITAYRGNPQLLDYSSTKGAILAFTRSLAMNLADKGIRVNAVAPGPIWTPLIPSTFDEKKVSEFGSTQPMKRPGQPEELAPAYVYLASDDSTYVTGQVMHVNGGEIVNG; encoded by the coding sequence ATGTCCAATAGCAGTCAGCAAACCCAGAAGACGCTGCCGCCACAGCATCAGGATCGTCAACCCGGCCTGGAATCGGAAATGACGCCGCGGCCGAAGTATGAGCCGGCGGCATACAAAGCGGCTGGCAAGCTGCTTGGCAGGGCGGCGCTCATTACAGGCGGTGACAGCGGGATCGGCCGCGCGGTTGCCGTGGCTTTTGCCAAGGAGGGGGCCGATGTGGTCATTTCCTATCTGAACGAGCACACTGACGCCGAGGAGACGAAGCGGCAAGTCGAGCAGGAAGGGCGCAAATGCATTCTCATATCCGGCGATATTGGCGTTGAAGCCTTCTGCCAGGATCTCATCAACAAATCGGTGGAGGGTCTTGGCAAGCTGGACATCCTCATCAACAATGCCGCGGAGCAGCATCCGCAGGAAAAGATCGAGGATATTACTTCCGAGCAGCTGGAGCGGACGTTCCGCACGAATATTTTCTCGATGTTCTATTTGACGAAAGCGGCGATGCCTCATTTGAAAGAAGGCTCCACCATCGTCAATACGACGTCGATTACGGCATACAGAGGAAACCCTCAACTGCTGGACTATTCGTCCACTAAAGGCGCTATCCTTGCCTTCACACGCTCGCTTGCCATGAATCTGGCCGACAAAGGCATTCGCGTCAACGCCGTCGCGCCGGGTCCGATCTGGACACCGCTCATTCCGTCCACCTTTGACGAGAAAAAGGTCAGCGAGTTTGGCTCCACCCAGCCGATGAAGCGTCCGGGGCAGCCGGAAGAGCTGGCGCCGGCCTATGTCTATCTTGCTTCCGATGATTCGACGTATGTGACCGGCCAGGTTATGCACGTCAATGGCGGAGAAATCGTGAACGGCTAA
- a CDS encoding thiamine phosphate synthase, whose protein sequence is MNSCIRASSEVRTNPQFSAAFLREGGFFGAINEIWKERMAVHAAQDPLNRRSAAAGIKDSDPEIHLISGGETRLDKFLLIAETVHSWVDYIHLREKACTANELYQAVKEMTRRGVPLAKIVVNDRLDVALAAGAGGVQLAGHSLPPAAARPHAPGLRIGRSVHSPAEAADAAGEGADYCLYGHVYASASKPGLPGRGLDGLAETVRTCPVPVIAIGGIEPGNAGQVLSTGAAGIAVLSGICGAADPAAAAMAYRAAVRAARLERR, encoded by the coding sequence GTGAATAGCTGCATCCGGGCCTCATCTGAGGTTCGAACCAATCCGCAGTTTTCAGCCGCCTTCCTTCGGGAGGGCGGCTTTTTTGGTGCGATTAACGAAATTTGGAAGGAGAGGATGGCTGTGCATGCGGCACAAGATCCCCTTAACCGGCGTTCCGCTGCTGCGGGCATTAAAGACAGTGATCCCGAGATTCATCTTATTTCCGGCGGCGAGACGCGGCTGGACAAGTTTCTGCTGATTGCGGAAACGGTCCATTCATGGGTTGATTACATCCATTTGCGAGAGAAAGCGTGTACAGCGAATGAGCTGTACCAAGCAGTGAAGGAGATGACACGGCGTGGAGTACCGCTTGCCAAAATCGTCGTGAACGACCGGCTGGATGTCGCGCTGGCTGCGGGAGCCGGCGGCGTCCAGCTTGCGGGACACAGCCTTCCTCCTGCAGCTGCCCGTCCGCATGCACCGGGGCTGCGCATTGGCCGCTCCGTCCATTCTCCGGCGGAGGCGGCCGATGCCGCGGGCGAAGGAGCGGACTACTGCCTCTACGGGCATGTGTACGCCTCGGCCAGCAAGCCGGGCTTACCCGGCCGGGGCCTGGACGGACTCGCGGAAACCGTCCGGACCTGCCCGGTTCCGGTCATCGCGATCGGCGGCATTGAGCCGGGAAATGCAGGGCAAGTTCTCTCCACCGGAGCGGCGGGCATTGCCGTGCTCTCGGGCATTTGCGGCGCCGCCGATCCGGCCGCGGCGGCAATGGCTTACCGAGCCGCGGTCCGGGCGGCCCGGCTTGAAAGGAGGTGA
- the thiS gene encoding sulfur carrier protein ThiS produces the protein MMLYINGSETRLDEACGTLADLLSRPEWKERRMIVELNGIIVGKDDYGQVTLADGDRVELVHFVGGG, from the coding sequence ATGATGCTGTATATCAACGGCAGCGAGACCCGGCTTGACGAAGCATGCGGGACGCTTGCGGATCTGCTGAGCCGTCCCGAATGGAAGGAACGACGGATGATCGTGGAACTGAATGGGATCATCGTGGGCAAGGACGATTACGGGCAGGTCACGCTGGCCGACGGGGACCGTGTCGAGCTGGTGCATTTTGTGGGAGGAGGCTGA